In Pseudomonas sp. MYb327, one DNA window encodes the following:
- the imuA gene encoding translesion DNA synthesis-associated protein ImuA, whose protein sequence is MGAVVALDTLFNGGQVWKGRPAPPAASPQPTGHAALDAALPTGGWPEAALTEILLAGQGVGELQLVWPALARLSAAGERIVLVAPPYVPYPQAWQNAGVDLRQLSIIQASERDALWAAEQCLRSGSCGAVLCWPHKADDRALRRLQVAAETGSTLAFAYRSLSEAINPSPAALRIAIDAAINARPAQLRVLKCRGGLVRSAPIAFAVGH, encoded by the coding sequence ATGGGGGCCGTCGTTGCGCTGGATACGCTGTTCAATGGCGGCCAGGTCTGGAAGGGCCGGCCTGCGCCGCCGGCCGCCAGCCCACAACCCACCGGGCATGCCGCTCTGGATGCGGCGCTGCCCACGGGCGGCTGGCCGGAAGCGGCACTGACGGAAATCCTCCTGGCCGGGCAGGGCGTCGGCGAGTTGCAACTGGTGTGGCCGGCGCTGGCGCGGTTGTCGGCGGCCGGCGAGCGCATCGTGCTGGTGGCGCCGCCGTATGTGCCGTATCCCCAGGCCTGGCAGAACGCCGGGGTCGATCTGCGCCAGTTGTCGATCATCCAGGCCAGCGAGCGCGATGCGTTGTGGGCGGCGGAACAATGCCTGCGTTCGGGCAGTTGCGGCGCGGTGCTGTGCTGGCCGCATAAGGCCGACGACCGTGCGCTGCGCCGCTTGCAGGTGGCGGCGGAAACCGGTTCGACCCTGGCGTTCGCCTATCGCTCGCTCAGTGAAGCGATCAACCCGTCACCGGCAGCCCTGCGCATCGCCATCGATGCCGCCATCAATGCCAGGCCTGCGCAATTGCGGGTGCTCAAGTGCCGGGGCGGGCTGGTCCGTTCGGCGCCGATTGCCTTCGCCGTGGGGCATTGA
- a CDS encoding DNA polymerase Y family protein codes for MRWVCILFPQLALDAVLRQRADPEEPLALLTGPAQRRVLQAVNGPARALGLRPGQSMSAAQALSKGFATAEYDVADIEHWQQFLAAWAYRFSSQVSVHYPRALVFEIESSLGLFGAWPQFEARLRNELGELGFRHRIVAAPNPVAARVLANAYDGLVVPDDLALQHYLGQLPVDRIGLEASVATALSRMGLRTLSQVQALPRHSLARRFEAQVLKHLDALQGTRRLALAFYLPPDRFDVRIELNFDVQSHQALLFPLRRLTGDLSAFLCGRDSGVQRFDLHLEHAGLPDTVIKVGLLSAERDPGMLFELARGRLEQVQVEAPVRGFRLRAEDLPSFVPQFQELFDDRPQQTLPWEQLRERLRARLGDDAVHGLRFQADHRPECTWQARADSQPRAGFPTVQRPGWLLTEPLAVHEGSTRILMGPERIESGWWDGADVRRDYYLIETRTGQQGWAYRAVGEDGPLWLQGWFA; via the coding sequence ATGCGCTGGGTCTGTATTCTTTTCCCGCAATTGGCGCTGGACGCGGTACTGCGCCAACGCGCCGACCCCGAAGAGCCGCTCGCACTGCTGACCGGCCCGGCCCAGCGTCGGGTGTTGCAGGCGGTCAACGGCCCGGCGCGGGCACTGGGCTTGCGTCCCGGGCAGTCGATGAGCGCCGCGCAAGCCTTGAGCAAGGGCTTTGCCACGGCCGAGTACGACGTCGCTGACATCGAACACTGGCAGCAATTTCTCGCCGCCTGGGCCTATCGCTTCAGCTCCCAGGTCAGCGTCCATTATCCACGGGCGCTGGTGTTTGAAATCGAGTCCAGCCTGGGACTGTTTGGCGCCTGGCCGCAATTCGAGGCGCGTTTGCGCAACGAACTCGGCGAACTGGGGTTTCGTCACCGCATTGTCGCCGCCCCCAACCCGGTGGCGGCGCGGGTGCTGGCCAACGCCTATGACGGCCTGGTGGTGCCCGACGATCTAGCCTTGCAGCATTACCTCGGGCAATTGCCCGTCGACCGGATTGGTCTGGAGGCCAGCGTCGCCACGGCGTTGTCGCGCATGGGGCTGCGCACCTTGAGCCAGGTGCAGGCGTTGCCCCGGCACAGCCTGGCCCGGCGGTTTGAGGCTCAGGTGCTTAAACACCTGGATGCGTTGCAGGGCACACGGCGGTTGGCGCTGGCGTTCTACCTGCCGCCGGACCGCTTCGATGTGCGCATTGAGCTCAATTTCGATGTGCAATCCCATCAGGCCTTGTTGTTTCCGCTGCGTCGATTGACCGGCGACCTGTCGGCGTTCCTCTGCGGTCGCGACAGCGGCGTGCAGCGTTTCGATCTGCACTTGGAACACGCCGGATTGCCGGATACCGTCATCAAGGTCGGCCTGCTCAGCGCCGAGCGCGATCCGGGGATGCTTTTCGAACTGGCCCGGGGGCGGCTGGAGCAGGTCCAGGTTGAAGCCCCGGTGCGCGGTTTTCGTCTGCGCGCCGAAGACTTGCCCAGCTTCGTCCCGCAGTTTCAGGAACTGTTCGATGATCGCCCGCAGCAGACCCTGCCCTGGGAGCAACTGCGCGAACGCTTGCGGGCTCGGCTGGGGGATGACGCGGTGCACGGCTTGCGCTTTCAGGCCGATCACCGACCCGAGTGCACGTGGCAGGCCAGGGCCGACAGCCAGCCTCGCGCGGGATTTCCGACCGTGCAGCGACCGGGCTGGCTGCTGACTGAGCCATTGGCGGTGCACGAAGGCTCGACGCGTATTCTCATGGGGCCGGAGCGCATTGAGTCCGGCTGGTGGGACGGCGCTGACGTGCGCCGCGACTACTACCTGATCGAAACCCGTACCGGCCAACAGGGCTGGGCCTATCGCGCGGTGGGCGAGGATGGTCCGTTGTGGCTGCAAGGCTGGTTCGCATGA
- a CDS encoding error-prone DNA polymerase codes for MAARLVRMNAGYAELHCLSNFSFQRGASSALELFQRAKKQGYQALAITDECTLSGIVRAWQAAKSVELPLIIGSEIRIENGPKLVLLVENLEGYQTLCRLITRARRRTQKGQYQVLREDFNEPLPGLLALWVPDAVNDFAQGHWLKQAFDERLWLAVQLHRGQDDTRRLNDLLILSRELRIPAVASGDVHMHARGRRALQDTMTAIRHHLPVADAGLRLHPNGERHLRSLDVLRELYPPALLDETLNIIGRCTFDLGQLRYQYPRELVPDGHSAASWLRELTERGMCERWPHGASEKVRGLIDKELGLIAELGYESYFLTVQDIVAFARREKILCQGRGSAANSAVCFALGITEIDPDRMDMLFERFLSKERDEPPDIDVDFEHERREEVLQYVFQRYGRTRAALTAVVSTYHAAGAVRDVAKALGLPPDQINALADCCGHWSDETPPVERLREGGFDPESPVLRRVLSLTQQLIGFPRHLSQHPGGFVISEQPLDHLVPVENAAMAERTIIQWDKDDLDAVGLLKVDILALGMLSAIRRCLDLLRRHRNLDLSLASIPSEDALTYDMIGRADTVGVFQIESRAQMSMLPRLKPRKFYDLVIEVAIVRPGPIQGGMVHPYLRRRNKEELESYPSEELREVLKRTLGVPLFQEQVMQIAIVAADYSPGEADQLRRSMAAWKRHGGLEPHKDRLAAGMKKKGYTADFAAQIFEQIKGFGSYGFPESHAASFALLTYASCWLKCHEPAAFACALINSWPMGFYSPDQILQDARRHHLQIRPVDVRASDWDCSLEPIAGAQPAIRMGMRMIKGFREDDARRIEVARASGAFADIADLGERARLDARAQEQLADAGALRGLAGDRHRARWEVAGVQKQLGLFAGLPSQEEGAVMLPKPTVGEDLLADYNSLGTTLGPHPLALLRSELKALRCRSSKELLEVEHGRPVSVAGLVTGRQRPSTASGVTFVTLEDEFGNVNVVVWRDLAERQRQVLVGSQLLKVDGRWEKEGEVRHLIAGRLSDLTPLLDGISVRSRDFR; via the coding sequence GTGGCTGCAAGGCTGGTTCGCATGAACGCCGGATATGCCGAACTGCACTGCTTGTCGAACTTCAGTTTCCAGCGCGGTGCCTCCAGTGCCCTCGAGCTGTTTCAGCGGGCGAAAAAGCAGGGCTATCAAGCCCTGGCAATCACCGACGAATGCACCCTGTCCGGCATCGTCCGCGCCTGGCAAGCGGCGAAGTCCGTGGAGTTGCCGCTGATCATCGGCAGCGAAATCCGCATCGAAAATGGCCCGAAACTGGTGTTGCTGGTGGAGAACCTTGAGGGTTACCAGACCCTGTGCCGTCTGATCACCCGTGCCCGACGCCGTACGCAGAAAGGCCAGTATCAAGTGCTGCGGGAAGACTTCAATGAACCGTTGCCAGGGCTGTTGGCACTGTGGGTGCCGGACGCGGTCAATGATTTTGCACAAGGTCACTGGCTCAAGCAGGCCTTCGATGAACGCCTGTGGCTGGCGGTGCAGTTGCATCGTGGTCAGGACGATACTCGGCGCCTCAACGATCTGCTGATCTTGTCCAGGGAGCTGCGGATTCCTGCGGTGGCCAGCGGTGATGTGCACATGCACGCGCGCGGGCGGCGCGCCCTGCAGGACACCATGACCGCGATCCGCCATCACTTGCCGGTGGCCGATGCCGGGTTGCGCCTGCACCCCAACGGCGAACGGCATTTGCGCAGCCTCGACGTGCTGCGAGAGCTCTATCCGCCAGCCTTGCTCGATGAAACGTTGAACATTATCGGGCGCTGCACCTTTGATCTTGGCCAGTTGCGGTATCAGTATCCACGGGAACTGGTGCCGGACGGACACAGCGCAGCGTCGTGGCTGAGGGAATTGACCGAGCGCGGCATGTGCGAGCGCTGGCCTCATGGGGCGAGCGAGAAAGTGCGCGGCTTGATCGACAAGGAACTGGGGCTGATCGCCGAGTTGGGCTATGAGAGTTATTTCCTCACCGTTCAGGACATCGTCGCCTTCGCCCGGCGCGAAAAAATTCTCTGTCAGGGCCGGGGTTCGGCGGCTAACTCGGCGGTGTGCTTTGCCTTGGGCATCACCGAGATCGACCCCGACCGGATGGACATGCTGTTCGAGCGTTTTCTTTCCAAGGAACGCGACGAACCGCCTGATATCGATGTGGACTTCGAGCACGAACGTCGCGAAGAGGTCTTGCAGTACGTGTTCCAGCGCTATGGCCGGACTCGAGCGGCATTGACCGCCGTGGTCAGCACTTACCACGCGGCCGGTGCCGTGCGCGATGTGGCCAAGGCATTGGGCCTGCCGCCGGATCAGATCAACGCCCTGGCTGATTGCTGCGGTCACTGGAGTGATGAAACTCCGCCCGTGGAGCGCCTGCGTGAAGGCGGGTTCGATCCCGAGAGCCCGGTGCTGCGCCGGGTGTTGAGTTTGACCCAACAACTGATCGGTTTCCCCCGGCACCTGTCCCAGCATCCCGGTGGCTTCGTGATTTCCGAGCAGCCGCTGGACCACCTCGTGCCAGTGGAAAACGCCGCCATGGCCGAGCGCACCATCATCCAGTGGGACAAGGACGATCTCGATGCGGTCGGCCTGCTCAAGGTGGATATCCTCGCGCTGGGGATGCTCAGCGCGATTCGTCGTTGTCTCGATTTGCTGCGTCGTCATCGCAACCTGGACTTGAGCCTGGCGTCGATCCCCTCCGAAGACGCGTTGACCTACGACATGATTGGCCGCGCCGACACCGTCGGTGTATTCCAGATCGAGTCCCGGGCACAGATGTCGATGCTACCCAGGCTCAAGCCGCGCAAGTTCTATGACCTGGTGATCGAGGTGGCCATCGTTCGCCCCGGGCCGATTCAGGGCGGCATGGTGCACCCGTATTTGCGCCGACGAAACAAGGAAGAACTCGAAAGCTATCCCTCCGAAGAGTTGCGCGAGGTGTTGAAACGCACCCTCGGTGTCCCGCTGTTCCAGGAACAAGTGATGCAGATCGCCATCGTCGCCGCCGACTACAGCCCCGGCGAGGCCGATCAGTTGCGCCGATCCATGGCGGCATGGAAACGCCATGGCGGACTGGAGCCGCACAAGGATCGCCTGGCCGCCGGAATGAAGAAAAAAGGCTACACCGCTGACTTCGCTGCGCAGATCTTCGAACAGATCAAAGGCTTTGGCAGCTATGGTTTCCCCGAGTCCCACGCCGCCAGTTTTGCCTTGCTGACCTACGCCAGTTGCTGGTTGAAATGCCATGAACCAGCGGCTTTCGCCTGTGCGTTGATCAACAGTTGGCCGATGGGCTTCTACAGTCCGGATCAGATTCTGCAGGACGCTCGGCGCCACCATTTGCAGATTCGTCCGGTGGACGTGCGGGCCAGCGATTGGGATTGCAGCCTCGAACCGATTGCCGGTGCGCAACCGGCGATTCGCATGGGCATGCGGATGATCAAGGGTTTTCGCGAGGACGATGCCCGGCGCATCGAAGTGGCGCGGGCGAGTGGCGCGTTTGCCGACATCGCCGACCTTGGCGAACGGGCGCGACTCGATGCCCGCGCCCAGGAACAACTGGCCGATGCCGGTGCATTGCGGGGGCTGGCCGGTGACCGCCATCGGGCGCGCTGGGAAGTCGCGGGGGTGCAGAAACAGCTTGGGCTGTTTGCCGGCCTGCCCAGTCAAGAGGAGGGCGCGGTGATGCTGCCAAAACCTACGGTCGGCGAGGATTTGTTGGCCGATTACAACAGCCTCGGCACCACCCTCGGGCCGCATCCGCTGGCCTTGTTGCGCAGTGAGTTGAAAGCCCTGCGCTGCCGCAGTTCGAAGGAGTTGCTGGAGGTGGAACATGGGCGGCCGGTCAGCGTCGCCGGGCTGGTGACCGGACGACAGCGGCCAAGCACCGCCAGCGGCGTAACCTTCGTCACCCTGGAAGACGAGTTCGGCAACGTCAACGTGGTGGTCTGGCGCGACCTGGCAGAGCGCCAGCGCCAGGTGCTGGTGGGCTCGCAGTTGCTCAAGGTCGATGGGCGCTGGGAAAAGGAAGGCGAAGTACGACACCTGATTGCCGGACGCTTGAGCGACCTGACTCCACTGCTGGACGGCATCAGCGTTCGCAGCCGGGATTTCCGCTAA
- a CDS encoding ATP-binding protein, whose amino-acid sequence MQFLENSHGCAGWGGEMAGRIRAFDWSRTELGALDTWSKSLSSTVQLMLASPLPMVMLWGRSGFMIYNDAYSEFAGGRHPYLLGSPVELGWPEVAEFNRHVVDTCLSGGTLSYRNKELVLLRDGIPEDVWLDLYYSPVSDDDGRPAGVMAMVVETTEFVMSERLRQAAENAYRADNERVRLALNAGALLGSFVWDVKGNVLSGDERFARTFSYPADVPLDNLPQDIAEARIHPDDLSWVQEQVQQSVETGESFNAEYRVIRPDGTYLWVLASGCCEFDEQREPFRFPGVLIDIHERKIAEESLLRFTRNLEQRVADEVEARMAAEEQLRQSQKLEAIGGLTGGVAHDFNNLLQVIAGNLHLLARHEPDNANVQRRVAASIAAVERGAKLSSQLLAFARRQPLSPAICTPQQIFDDLGELLQRALGEIIQIHLSAPVDPWQVFVDRNQLENAILNLAINARDAMKGEGTIDLSADNIFLDRAFCAGKGIPSGDYVRVSVADAGVGMAPPVLAQAFEPFFTTKPDGQGTGLGLSMVFGFVKQSGGHIEMSSVVDQGTRVQMYFPRSLRLAGSETTIPDVQQRGGHERVLVVEDNEAVRVSTVELLREEGYQVLTAANADAAMQMLLEGVTVDLIFTDVVMPGLIKSSDLAAWAKVQNPPVTVLFTSGHTRDIISRNHQLGPDTHLLSKPYSPDALTRMIRSVLYG is encoded by the coding sequence ATGCAGTTTCTAGAAAATAGCCACGGGTGTGCCGGCTGGGGCGGCGAAATGGCCGGGCGCATTCGTGCGTTCGACTGGAGCCGGACCGAGCTGGGGGCTCTCGATACCTGGTCGAAAAGCCTGAGCAGTACGGTGCAGTTGATGCTCGCTTCACCATTGCCGATGGTGATGCTCTGGGGCCGCTCCGGCTTCATGATCTATAACGACGCTTATTCAGAATTTGCCGGCGGGCGCCATCCTTACCTGTTGGGTTCTCCGGTAGAACTGGGCTGGCCGGAAGTCGCCGAGTTCAATCGGCATGTCGTCGACACCTGCCTGTCCGGTGGCACCTTGTCCTACCGCAATAAGGAGTTGGTGCTGCTGCGCGACGGGATTCCCGAAGACGTCTGGCTCGACCTCTATTACAGCCCGGTATCCGATGATGACGGACGCCCGGCCGGGGTCATGGCGATGGTGGTCGAGACCACGGAATTCGTGATGTCCGAACGCCTGCGTCAGGCTGCCGAAAACGCCTATCGCGCCGACAACGAACGGGTTCGCCTGGCACTGAATGCCGGGGCTTTGCTTGGCTCGTTCGTCTGGGACGTCAAAGGCAATGTGCTGAGCGGTGATGAGCGTTTCGCCCGGACCTTTTCTTATCCCGCCGACGTGCCACTGGACAACCTGCCACAGGACATCGCTGAAGCACGTATCCACCCCGATGATCTCAGTTGGGTGCAGGAACAGGTCCAGCAATCCGTCGAAACCGGCGAGTCCTTCAACGCTGAATATCGGGTCATTCGCCCCGATGGCACTTACCTGTGGGTACTGGCCAGCGGTTGTTGCGAGTTCGACGAACAGCGCGAGCCGTTTCGTTTCCCCGGGGTGTTGATCGACATCCATGAACGCAAAATCGCCGAAGAATCCCTGCTCAGGTTCACCCGCAACCTTGAGCAACGGGTGGCTGACGAAGTCGAAGCGCGGATGGCGGCGGAGGAGCAACTGCGCCAGTCGCAGAAACTCGAGGCCATTGGTGGCCTCACCGGTGGCGTGGCTCACGACTTCAACAACCTGCTGCAAGTGATCGCCGGCAACCTTCACTTGCTGGCCCGGCATGAGCCGGACAACGCCAACGTCCAGCGCCGGGTCGCGGCGTCGATTGCCGCCGTTGAGCGCGGTGCAAAACTGTCCTCGCAACTGCTCGCGTTTGCCCGTCGTCAACCGTTGTCCCCGGCGATTTGCACGCCTCAGCAGATCTTCGACGACTTGGGTGAATTGTTGCAGCGTGCGCTAGGGGAAATTATCCAGATCCATTTGTCGGCGCCCGTAGACCCTTGGCAGGTTTTCGTCGATCGCAACCAATTGGAAAATGCCATCCTCAACCTGGCGATCAATGCCCGGGACGCCATGAAGGGCGAGGGGACCATCGACCTCAGTGCCGACAACATCTTCCTTGATCGCGCGTTTTGCGCGGGCAAGGGCATCCCGTCTGGTGACTATGTGCGTGTATCGGTGGCCGATGCGGGCGTCGGCATGGCGCCGCCGGTGCTCGCGCAGGCGTTTGAACCGTTTTTCACCACTAAACCCGATGGCCAGGGCACAGGGCTGGGCTTGAGTATGGTATTCGGCTTCGTCAAACAGAGCGGCGGGCATATCGAGATGTCCAGCGTCGTTGACCAAGGCACTCGGGTGCAGATGTATTTCCCGCGCAGCCTGCGCTTGGCGGGCAGTGAAACGACCATCCCGGACGTGCAGCAACGGGGCGGCCATGAGCGGGTACTGGTGGTCGAGGACAATGAAGCGGTGCGAGTTTCGACCGTGGAGTTGCTGCGCGAAGAGGGTTATCAGGTGCTGACAGCCGCCAATGCCGACGCCGCGATGCAGATGTTGCTGGAAGGTGTGACGGTGGACCTGATTTTCACCGACGTGGTCATGCCTGGCCTGATCAAGAGTTCCGACCTTGCGGCGTGGGCGAAAGTGCAAAACCCGCCGGTGACGGTGCTGTTCACCTCGGGGCACACCCGTGACATTATTTCGCGCAACCACCAGCTCGGCCCGGATACCCATTTGCTGAGCAAACCCTACAGCCCCGACGCGCTGACCCGAATGATTCGCAGCGTCCTCTACGGTTAA
- the uvrA gene encoding excinuclease ABC subunit UvrA: MTSTRTTNPTSGMVKVRGAREHNLKNIDVDIPRDALVVFTGVSGSGKSSLAFSTLYAEAQRRYFESVAPYARRLIDQVGVPDVDSIEGLPPAVALQQQRGTPSTRSSVGSVTTLSSLIRMLYSRAGSYPPGQPMLYAEDFSPNTPQGACPECHGLGRVYEVTEALMVPEPNLTIRQRAVASWPLAWQGQNLRDILVTMGIDVDIPWRKLPKKQRDWILFTEETPTVPVYAGLTPEETRVALKRKMEPSYQGTFTGARRYILHTFTHSQSALMKKRVSQFMLGSPCPLCDGKRLKREALSVTFAGYDIGELSQMPLLQVAEVLKPVAAQHYLEEGEEAGEVLTHTQTREAREQRVAHGASGHANAPDVRHTPNLSVEKRLAAQRIAQDLLERVSTLTDLGLGYLALERSTPTLSSGELQRLRLATQLGSQLFGVIYVLDEPSAGLHPADGEALFEALQRLKAAGNTLFVVEHDLETMRRADWLIDVGPAAGEHGGRVLYSGAPAGLADVKDSQTRAYLFAEQVTQPRAARQATDWLRLEGITRNNLNDLSVEFPLGCFTSVTGVSGSGKSSLVSQALLELVGAHLGRPVTESEPEELNLEDDTPQTSGGQVTAGLASIKRLVQVDQKPIGRTPRSNLATYTGLFDNVRKLYAATPDAQTAGYDAGQFSFNVAKGRCPTCEGEGFVSVELLFMPSVYAPCPTCHGARYNPETLAITWQDRNIAQVLQLTVDEAVEVFTEQAAIRRSLEVLRDIGLGYLRLGQPATELSGGEAQRIKLATELQRNQRGATLYVLDEPTTGLHPRDVDRLLEQLNNLVTAGHTVIVVEHEMRVVAQSDWVIDIGPGAGDQGGKIVVAGTPQKVAKSKKSRTAPFLARALNL, translated from the coding sequence ATGACTTCCACGCGCACCACCAACCCAACCTCCGGCATGGTCAAGGTGCGCGGGGCCCGGGAGCACAACCTCAAGAACATCGATGTCGATATTCCCCGCGACGCACTGGTGGTCTTCACCGGTGTGTCCGGTTCGGGGAAGTCGTCCCTGGCGTTTTCCACCCTCTACGCTGAGGCTCAACGGCGCTACTTCGAATCCGTGGCGCCGTACGCGCGGCGGCTGATCGATCAGGTCGGCGTGCCGGACGTCGATTCCATCGAAGGCCTGCCGCCGGCGGTGGCCTTGCAGCAACAGCGAGGTACGCCGAGCACGCGTTCTTCAGTGGGTAGCGTGACCACGTTGTCGAGCCTGATCCGCATGCTGTACTCCCGCGCCGGCAGTTATCCGCCGGGACAACCGATGCTGTACGCCGAGGATTTTTCCCCCAATACACCTCAAGGTGCATGCCCCGAATGCCACGGTTTGGGCCGGGTGTATGAAGTCACCGAAGCGTTGATGGTGCCGGAGCCGAACCTGACCATCCGCCAGCGCGCCGTTGCTTCCTGGCCCCTGGCCTGGCAGGGCCAGAACCTGCGCGACATCCTGGTGACCATGGGCATCGACGTCGACATCCCTTGGCGCAAACTGCCAAAAAAACAGCGCGACTGGATTCTCTTCACCGAAGAAACCCCGACGGTGCCGGTGTATGCCGGGCTCACGCCAGAGGAAACCCGAGTCGCGCTCAAGCGCAAAATGGAGCCCAGTTACCAGGGCACATTCACCGGCGCGCGGCGCTACATCCTGCACACCTTCACCCACTCGCAAAGCGCGTTGATGAAGAAGCGTGTCTCGCAATTCATGCTCGGCAGCCCGTGCCCGTTGTGCGACGGCAAGCGCCTCAAGCGCGAGGCGTTGTCGGTGACGTTCGCCGGCTATGACATCGGCGAGTTGTCGCAGATGCCGCTGCTGCAAGTGGCCGAAGTACTGAAGCCGGTGGCGGCCCAGCATTATCTTGAAGAGGGCGAAGAGGCCGGTGAGGTGTTGACTCACACCCAGACCCGCGAAGCCCGCGAACAACGAGTGGCCCACGGCGCCAGCGGCCACGCCAACGCTCCGGACGTGCGGCACACGCCGAACCTGTCGGTGGAAAAGCGTCTGGCCGCGCAACGAATCGCTCAGGACTTGCTGGAACGGGTCAGCACCCTGACCGATCTTGGCCTCGGTTATCTGGCACTGGAACGCAGCACGCCAACGCTGTCGTCCGGCGAGTTGCAGCGCTTGCGTCTGGCGACGCAGTTGGGTTCACAGTTGTTCGGCGTGATCTACGTGCTGGACGAACCCTCGGCCGGCCTGCATCCGGCGGATGGCGAGGCGCTGTTCGAAGCCCTGCAACGCCTGAAAGCGGCGGGCAATACCTTATTCGTCGTCGAGCACGACCTGGAAACCATGCGCCGTGCCGACTGGTTGATCGACGTCGGCCCGGCGGCGGGCGAGCATGGCGGGCGAGTGCTGTACAGCGGCGCGCCGGCGGGTCTGGCCGATGTGAAGGACTCGCAAACCCGCGCCTATCTGTTCGCCGAGCAGGTCACTCAACCCCGCGCCGCCCGCCAGGCCACTGATTGGCTGCGCTTGGAGGGCATCACCCGCAACAACCTGAACGACCTCAGTGTCGAGTTTCCGCTGGGTTGTTTTACCTCCGTCACCGGTGTCTCGGGTTCGGGCAAATCGAGTCTGGTCAGCCAGGCGTTGCTGGAGTTGGTCGGCGCGCACCTTGGGCGTCCGGTGACCGAGAGTGAGCCGGAAGAACTGAACCTGGAAGACGACACGCCACAAACCAGCGGAGGACAGGTCACGGCGGGCCTGGCATCGATCAAGCGTCTGGTGCAGGTCGACCAGAAACCCATCGGCCGCACCCCGCGCTCCAACCTCGCGACCTACACCGGCCTGTTCGACAACGTTCGCAAGCTCTATGCCGCCACGCCTGACGCTCAAACGGCGGGTTATGACGCCGGGCAGTTTTCTTTCAACGTCGCCAAGGGGCGCTGCCCGACGTGCGAAGGCGAAGGATTTGTCAGTGTCGAATTGTTGTTCATGCCCAGCGTCTATGCGCCTTGCCCGACCTGCCACGGCGCCCGCTATAACCCCGAGACGCTGGCGATCACCTGGCAGGACCGTAACATCGCCCAGGTGCTGCAATTGACCGTCGACGAAGCGGTTGAGGTGTTCACCGAGCAAGCGGCTATCCGCCGCTCGTTGGAGGTGTTGCGCGATATTGGCCTGGGTTATTTGCGTCTCGGCCAACCGGCGACGGAGCTTTCGGGCGGCGAGGCGCAACGGATCAAACTGGCCACCGAACTGCAACGCAACCAGCGCGGGGCGACGCTTTATGTGCTCGACGAACCGACGACCGGGTTGCACCCGCGAGACGTCGATCGCTTGCTCGAACAGTTGAACAACCTCGTGACGGCGGGGCACACGGTGATCGTTGTCGAACACGAAATGCGCGTGGTGGCACAGAGTGACTGGGTGATCGATATCGGGCCGGGGGCGGGGGATCAGGGCGGCAAGATTGTCGTGGCGGGGACGCCGCAGAAAGTCGCGAAAAGCAAGAAGAGCCGGACGGCGCCGTTCCTTGCCAGAGCCCTCAATCTCTAG